One part of the Lemur catta isolate mLemCat1 chromosome 13, mLemCat1.pri, whole genome shotgun sequence genome encodes these proteins:
- the RCBTB1 gene encoding RCC1 and BTB domain-containing protein 1 isoform X1, with translation MVDVGKWPIFTLLSPQEIASIRKACVFGTSASEALYVTDNDEVFVFGLNYSNCLGTGDNQSTLVPKKLEALCGKKIKSLSYGSGPHVLLSTEDGVVYAWGHNGYSQLGNGTTNQGIAPVQVCTNLLIKQVVEVACGSHHSMALAADGEVFAWGYNNCGQVGSGSTANQPTPRKVTTCLNIKRVVGIACGQTSSMAVLDNGEVYGWGYNGNGQLGLGNNGNQLTPVRVAALHSVCVNQIVCGYAHTLALTDEGLLYAWGANTYGQLGTGNKNNLLSPAHIMVEKERVVEIAACHSAHTSAAKTQGGHVYMWGQCRGQSVVLPHLTHFSCTDDVFACFATPAVSWRLLSVEHEDFLTVAESLKKEFDSPETADLKFRIDGKYIHVHKAVLKIRCEHFRSMFQSYWNEDMKEVIEIDQFSYPVYRAFLQYLYTDTVDLPPEDAIGLLDLATSYCENRLKKLCQHIIKRGITVENAFSLFSAAVRYDAEDLEEFCFKFCINHLTEVTQTAAFWQMDGPLLKEFIAKASKCGAFKN, from the exons ATGGTGGATGTAGGGAAGTGGCCAATCTTCACTCTGCTGTCACCTCAAGAAATTGCATCTATTCGGAAAGCTTGTGTCTTTGGCACCTCAGCCAGTGAAGCACTCTACGTTACTGACAATGATGAG GTCTTTGTATTTGGACTGAACTATAGTAACTGTCTAGGAACTGGAGATAACCAGAGTACGCTTGTGCCCAAAAAGCTAGAAGCCTTATGTGGAAAGAAGATTAAAAGCCTCAGTTACGGGAGTGGACCACACGTTCTTCTCAGCACTGAAG ATGGGGTGGTTTATGCCTGGGGCCACAATGGATATAGCCAGCTTGGGAATGGGACGACCAACCAAGGCATCGCTCCCGTCCAAGTCTGTACCAATCTCTTGATCAAGCAAGTAGTTGAAGTAGCTTGTGGCTCACACCATTCAATGGCTCTGGCAGCTGATGGAGAG gTGTTTGCTTGGGGATATAACAACTGTGGTCAGGTGGGATCAGGTTCTACAGCAAATCAACCAACTCCTCGAAAAGTTACAACCTGTTTAAATATTAAGCGGGTGGTTGGCATTGCCTGTGGTCAGACATCATCCATGGCTGTCCTAGACAATGGTGAG GTGTATGGCTGGGGTTACAATGGCAACGGTCAGCTGGGCTTGGGAAACAATGGCAATCAGCTGACCCCTGTGAGAGTGGCAGCCTTGCACAGTGTTTGTGTGAACCAG ATTGTCTGCGGCTATGCACATACTCTAGCACTAACAGATGAGGGCTTGCTCTATGCCTGGGGAGCTAACACATATGGGCAGCTGGGAACTGGCAATAAAAATAACCTGCTAAGCCCAGCACACATCATGGTGGAGAAAGAAAG gGTAGTGGAGATCGCAGCCTGTCACTCTGCACACACGTCTGCTGCTAAGACCCAGGGAGGGCACGTGTACATGTGGGGCCAGTGCCGGGGCCAGTCGGTGGTCCTCCCCCACCTCACCCACTTCTCCTGCACCGATGACGTGTTCGCCTGCTTTGCCACTCCCGCTGTCTCATGGCGCCTCCTGTCTGTGG AGCATGAAGACTTTTTAACAGTTGCAGAGTCACTGAAGAAAGAATTTGATAGTCCAGAAACTGCCGATCTGAAGTTTCGAATTGATGGGAAATACATTCATGTCCATAAAGCTGTTTTGAAAATCAG aTGTGAGCACTTTCGTTCCATGTTCCAGTCATATTGGAACGAGGACATGAAGGAAGTGATAGAAATCGACCAGTTCTCTTACCCCGTGTATCGTGCCTTTCTGCAGTACCTCTACACAGACACAGTGGACCTGCCGCCGGAGGATGCTATAG GTCTTTTGGATTTGGCAACTTCTTACTGtgaaaacagactgaaaaaaCTTTGTCAGCACATTATCAAGCGAGGAATCACTGTGGAGAATGCCTTCTCATTATTCTCTGCTGCAGTCAGATATGATGCAGAG GATTTAGAAGAATTCTGCTTTAAGTTTTGCATCAATCATTTGACAGAAGTTACACAGACCGCAGCATTTTGGCAAATGGATGGCCCTCTGCTAAAGGAATTCATTGCTAAAGCCAGTAAATGTGGAGCCTTTAAGAACTGA
- the RCBTB1 gene encoding RCC1 and BTB domain-containing protein 1 isoform X2, with amino-acid sequence MAVLDNGEVYGWGYNGNGQLGLGNNGNQLTPVRVAALHSVCVNQIVCGYAHTLALTDEGLLYAWGANTYGQLGTGNKNNLLSPAHIMVEKERVVEIAACHSAHTSAAKTQGGHVYMWGQCRGQSVVLPHLTHFSCTDDVFACFATPAVSWRLLSVEHEDFLTVAESLKKEFDSPETADLKFRIDGKYIHVHKAVLKIRCEHFRSMFQSYWNEDMKEVIEIDQFSYPVYRAFLQYLYTDTVDLPPEDAIGLLDLATSYCENRLKKLCQHIIKRGITVENAFSLFSAAVRYDAEDLEEFCFKFCINHLTEVTQTAAFWQMDGPLLKEFIAKASKCGAFKN; translated from the exons ATGGCTGTCCTAGACAATGGTGAG GTGTATGGCTGGGGTTACAATGGCAACGGTCAGCTGGGCTTGGGAAACAATGGCAATCAGCTGACCCCTGTGAGAGTGGCAGCCTTGCACAGTGTTTGTGTGAACCAG ATTGTCTGCGGCTATGCACATACTCTAGCACTAACAGATGAGGGCTTGCTCTATGCCTGGGGAGCTAACACATATGGGCAGCTGGGAACTGGCAATAAAAATAACCTGCTAAGCCCAGCACACATCATGGTGGAGAAAGAAAG gGTAGTGGAGATCGCAGCCTGTCACTCTGCACACACGTCTGCTGCTAAGACCCAGGGAGGGCACGTGTACATGTGGGGCCAGTGCCGGGGCCAGTCGGTGGTCCTCCCCCACCTCACCCACTTCTCCTGCACCGATGACGTGTTCGCCTGCTTTGCCACTCCCGCTGTCTCATGGCGCCTCCTGTCTGTGG AGCATGAAGACTTTTTAACAGTTGCAGAGTCACTGAAGAAAGAATTTGATAGTCCAGAAACTGCCGATCTGAAGTTTCGAATTGATGGGAAATACATTCATGTCCATAAAGCTGTTTTGAAAATCAG aTGTGAGCACTTTCGTTCCATGTTCCAGTCATATTGGAACGAGGACATGAAGGAAGTGATAGAAATCGACCAGTTCTCTTACCCCGTGTATCGTGCCTTTCTGCAGTACCTCTACACAGACACAGTGGACCTGCCGCCGGAGGATGCTATAG GTCTTTTGGATTTGGCAACTTCTTACTGtgaaaacagactgaaaaaaCTTTGTCAGCACATTATCAAGCGAGGAATCACTGTGGAGAATGCCTTCTCATTATTCTCTGCTGCAGTCAGATATGATGCAGAG GATTTAGAAGAATTCTGCTTTAAGTTTTGCATCAATCATTTGACAGAAGTTACACAGACCGCAGCATTTTGGCAAATGGATGGCCCTCTGCTAAAGGAATTCATTGCTAAAGCCAGTAAATGTGGAGCCTTTAAGAACTGA